The Chloroherpetonaceae bacterium genome window below encodes:
- a CDS encoding efflux RND transporter permease subunit produces MNIIEFSVKRYQFTIIVFLALMAIGINSFINISRSEDPQITFAGSVITAIYPGASPSDIEEIVVDPIEEKISTLDNIKSIKTDIEDGLAIIRVEFNSGEDPEEKYDEILRELNVIRPSLPQDLYSLEVRKISPTDVSIIQFALVSEDASYKLLESFGKDLKKSLGNIGGVKESEIHAVPKQEVRISIDISKLVAIKLSLNQVIQSIQSENANIPAGSIDIGKKKFNVKTSGNYRSKSEVEQTVVGAYGGNIVRLKDIAAIELIPEEQNYFARFNEKRAIFVTASLKSGQNIFTVRESIEEVVTSFRKELPSQIELEQGFDQAKNVAHRLGGLNRDFVIAILLVLITLLPLGIRASLVVMVSIPLSLLMGVFMLDLFGYNINQLSIVGFVIALGLLVDDSIVVVENTSRFLRMGYKPISAAIEATKQINVAVIGATATLIFAFLPLVFLPGNPGQYIRSMPVAVVVTVFASLIVSLTIVPFLSSRILIDEGEHGNRFLQLLTRFIEWSYARILQWALKHPKQTLLLALGVFLLSLTTIPIIGFSLFPKAGIPQFLITIEAPDGTNLVETNRAAEYVEKVLRESGEVAWMNTNIGKGNPRIYYNVFPREEKNNVAEIFAEVKHYHEVKTVRFFDSLRVQFNAYSGVKIELKEFENGPPIDAPIAIRVKGENLDTLKKMAEQVEQIIASVEGTIYINNPVQVSKTDLKIDIDHQKAGLLGVPIAELEKNVRMAIAGLSLGKVRESNGDEMDLRLTLPRERKPTLEVLDHLHVASVNGAMIPLRQVASISFVSSPTKINHFNEDRVVTITSYVKTGFNTDRITKEILKELNAYRFPEGYTFTAAGEIESREESFGGFGSIILIATFGIFAVLVLEFGSFRSTLIVFSVVPLGVVGGMLGLLLTGYTLSFTAVIGFIALMGIEIKTSILLVDFTNQLRAEGTELMEAIQKAGEIRFVPVLLTSATAIGGLIPIAIEGSGLYSPLAIVIIGGLISSTLLARLVTPVMYQLLPPEIEKR; encoded by the coding sequence ATGAACATCATTGAATTTTCGGTGAAGCGATATCAATTTACCATCATTGTTTTTCTTGCATTGATGGCTATTGGAATCAATTCGTTCATCAACATCTCGAGGTCAGAAGATCCACAAATCACCTTTGCAGGATCAGTGATTACTGCAATATATCCGGGTGCAAGCCCTTCAGATATTGAGGAGATTGTTGTTGATCCAATTGAGGAAAAAATCAGTACCCTTGATAATATCAAATCAATCAAAACAGACATTGAGGATGGGCTTGCAATCATTCGTGTTGAATTCAATTCCGGTGAAGATCCGGAGGAGAAATATGATGAAATCCTGCGAGAGCTAAATGTTATTCGCCCAAGTTTACCACAAGATTTATATAGTCTTGAGGTAAGAAAAATTTCTCCTACCGATGTCAGCATTATCCAATTTGCTTTGGTTTCGGAAGATGCCTCTTACAAGTTACTTGAATCTTTCGGAAAGGATTTAAAGAAATCGCTCGGAAACATTGGCGGAGTAAAGGAATCGGAAATTCATGCTGTCCCGAAACAAGAGGTTAGAATTTCGATTGATATTTCAAAACTGGTTGCGATAAAGCTTTCACTTAATCAAGTGATCCAATCCATTCAATCCGAAAACGCCAATATTCCAGCAGGTAGTATTGACATTGGAAAAAAGAAATTCAATGTAAAAACAAGCGGCAATTACCGATCAAAAAGTGAAGTAGAGCAAACGGTTGTCGGAGCTTATGGCGGTAACATCGTTCGTTTGAAAGACATTGCAGCCATTGAATTAATTCCTGAAGAGCAGAACTACTTTGCAAGATTCAATGAAAAGCGTGCAATTTTTGTCACTGCTTCACTTAAGAGTGGGCAAAATATTTTTACAGTTCGGGAATCGATTGAAGAAGTAGTGACCTCGTTTCGAAAAGAGTTACCGTCACAAATTGAATTAGAGCAAGGGTTTGATCAAGCAAAAAATGTTGCACACCGGCTTGGAGGGTTAAATCGAGATTTCGTGATTGCCATTTTACTGGTGCTTATTACACTGTTGCCGCTTGGGATTCGCGCGTCACTTGTGGTGATGGTTTCTATTCCGCTTTCGCTTTTAATGGGCGTTTTTATGCTTGATCTTTTTGGATACAATATTAATCAACTTTCGATCGTTGGCTTTGTGATTGCGTTAGGGCTCTTAGTCGATGATTCAATTGTGGTTGTTGAAAATACTTCGCGATTTTTACGAATGGGTTACAAGCCTATTTCAGCAGCGATAGAAGCAACAAAGCAAATCAATGTGGCAGTTATAGGCGCAACCGCAACTCTAATTTTTGCATTTTTGCCTTTAGTGTTTTTACCCGGAAACCCCGGACAGTACATTCGAAGTATGCCGGTTGCCGTGGTCGTCACGGTTTTTGCATCGCTGATTGTATCCCTTACAATTGTTCCCTTTCTTTCAAGTCGAATCTTAATCGATGAAGGTGAACACGGGAACCGCTTTTTGCAATTACTAACCCGCTTCATTGAGTGGTCTTATGCAAGAATTCTTCAATGGGCGTTAAAGCATCCGAAACAAACGCTTCTTCTTGCTTTAGGCGTGTTTCTTTTGAGCCTGACAACCATTCCAATTATCGGATTTAGTTTGTTCCCCAAAGCAGGAATTCCACAGTTCCTAATAACCATCGAAGCCCCGGACGGAACAAACCTTGTAGAAACCAATCGGGCGGCTGAATATGTCGAAAAAGTATTGCGAGAATCGGGGGAAGTGGCTTGGATGAACACCAACATTGGTAAGGGAAACCCAAGGATTTATTACAATGTCTTTCCGCGAGAGGAAAAGAATAATGTTGCTGAAATCTTCGCTGAAGTTAAACATTATCATGAGGTTAAAACCGTACGCTTTTTTGATTCTTTAAGAGTTCAATTTAATGCTTACAGCGGAGTGAAAATTGAATTAAAGGAATTTGAAAACGGACCGCCCATCGATGCACCAATCGCGATTCGTGTCAAAGGGGAAAACCTTGATACCCTTAAAAAAATGGCAGAGCAAGTTGAACAAATCATTGCCTCTGTTGAAGGGACAATTTACATTAATAATCCGGTTCAAGTTTCAAAGACAGACCTTAAGATTGATATTGATCATCAAAAAGCAGGTTTGCTGGGCGTTCCGATTGCAGAACTTGAAAAAAATGTGCGAATGGCCATTGCCGGTCTCTCGCTAGGAAAAGTTCGTGAAAGCAATGGCGATGAAATGGACTTGCGATTAACATTGCCAAGAGAGCGTAAACCGACCCTTGAGGTGTTGGATCACTTGCATGTTGCATCAGTTAATGGTGCAATGATTCCACTTCGTCAAGTGGCAAGCATTTCGTTTGTTTCTTCACCCACGAAGATTAATCACTTTAATGAAGATCGAGTTGTTACCATAACATCCTATGTAAAAACAGGGTTCAATACTGACCGGATTACGAAGGAAATTCTTAAAGAGCTCAATGCCTACCGATTTCCAGAGGGTTATACATTCACGGCAGCCGGCGAAATCGAGAGCCGCGAAGAGAGTTTCGGCGGATTCGGTTCAATCATACTTATTGCAACCTTTGGCATCTTTGCGGTTTTGGTTTTGGAATTTGGAAGTTTCAGAAGCACATTAATCGTGTTTAGCGTTGTTCCGCTTGGTGTTGTAGGCGGAATGCTCGGCTTGCTCCTTACCGGCTATACACTTTCATTTACTGCGGTGATTGGATTTATTGCGCTAATGGGGATTGAAATCAAAACCTCGATTTTATTGGTCGATTTTACCAATCAACTTCGGGCAGAAGGGACAGAATTAATGGAGGCAATTCAAAAAGCGGGCGAGATACGTTTCGTACCTGTTTTACTCACAAGCGCGACAGCGATTGGCGGTTTAATTCCCATCGCAATTGAAGGTTCCGGGCTTTATTCACCGCTTGCCATTGTTATCATCGGCGGCTTGATTTCATCCACCCTTCTTGCTCGACTTGTTACGCCGGTGATGTATCAACTTCTTCCACCTGAAATCGAAAAACGATAG
- a CDS encoding efflux RND transporter periplasmic adaptor subunit, with translation MNRIRKEPLRLLLQLEKPLFVNTSAYKTLTFFCIAVLSLIIFANGCKNTVRNEEAQKPIQVTTAPVERLQIAEPIKCTGLVMAKEESRLSFKIGGIVEKIFVREGMTVQKGQLLATLNLSEINAEVIKAKNGLEKAERDLTRVKNLYADKVATLEQLQDATTGFEVAKSNYTIASFNQQFASIKAPTSGKVLKKYSEENELVNAGMPILQLSNYSQGYVVKVGLSGVEAVRVRVGDRAEVTLEGYPDLISKAVISQISGTASQGTGTFETELRLLTSPERVLSGLVAKVTIYPTPQKTYALIPIEAFLEGDGKSGFVFSKDSNSLKAKKIQVQFAFIHHEKLAIINFPESVSEVITEGAPYLKDGAEIAQTQ, from the coding sequence ATGAATCGTATTAGAAAAGAACCGTTGCGGCTTCTCTTACAGCTTGAAAAGCCGCTCTTTGTAAACACTTCGGCTTACAAGACATTAACATTTTTTTGTATCGCTGTGCTTTCACTTATCATTTTTGCAAATGGATGTAAAAACACCGTAAGAAATGAAGAAGCACAAAAGCCGATTCAAGTTACAACAGCGCCCGTCGAGCGTTTACAGATTGCTGAACCGATTAAATGCACCGGTTTGGTAATGGCAAAGGAGGAATCGAGACTCTCATTTAAGATTGGGGGGATTGTCGAAAAGATTTTTGTTCGTGAAGGAATGACGGTGCAAAAAGGGCAACTTCTCGCGACACTGAATTTATCCGAAATCAATGCTGAGGTAATTAAAGCTAAAAATGGATTGGAAAAAGCCGAACGTGATTTGACTAGGGTAAAGAATTTATATGCCGATAAGGTGGCAACACTTGAGCAATTACAAGACGCAACAACCGGATTTGAGGTAGCAAAATCGAATTATACCATTGCCTCCTTTAACCAACAATTTGCCTCTATTAAGGCACCGACTTCCGGGAAAGTTCTCAAAAAGTATTCAGAAGAAAATGAATTGGTCAATGCCGGTATGCCTATCCTTCAATTATCAAATTACTCGCAAGGGTATGTGGTTAAGGTTGGGCTTTCAGGCGTAGAAGCCGTTCGTGTTCGCGTTGGAGACCGCGCTGAAGTCACTTTGGAAGGGTATCCCGATTTAATAAGTAAAGCCGTCATTAGTCAAATTTCAGGCACTGCATCGCAAGGCACAGGAACCTTCGAGACAGAATTACGGCTTTTGACCTCACCTGAACGCGTGCTTTCCGGCCTTGTCGCAAAGGTAACCATCTATCCAACGCCGCAAAAAACATATGCCCTCATTCCAATCGAAGCTTTTCTTGAAGGAGATGGTAAAAGTGGCTTTGTATTTTCCAAGGACTCAAACTCATTAAAGGCAAAAAAAATACAAGTTCAATTTGCGTTTATTCATCATGAAAAGCTGGCCATTATCAATTTTCCGGAGTCTGTTTCGGAAGTCATTACAGAGGGCGCACCATATCTAAAGGATGGCGCAGAAATCGCACAGACCCAATAA
- a CDS encoding TolC family protein, whose product MNRIRHRNKNLISFIAIVSATLFANHLFAQKLEDYLKEGLSQNLSFRQQQLLAEKSSFASKEAGGAFLPSISLNARATELYGNVINLGAFINPAYAALNQVTSSNAFPTDLDIRLPLQRETTVQIRQPIFQPKVLFNYQIKERLRESAEADTEAKARDLILSIKIAYYSYAKSNQLINLYQKTLPLLEENLRVSQSLVKNEKVTADAEYRALAELADFRQKKAEAERLNTSAKEYFNFLLNRELHATILINSDESLELQEVDTAFAALDYAIQLSSKREEFTVISKGIQASEKVESIYRSDFLPTLSLGIDYGFQGNRYDFNFNQDFATISLVMQWNIFNGFQDQAKTEQAVIETNRLRLKEAELKRQIELQVRTLFEEVQLAQSLISVSDARKKASDASFQILAKKYAQGQASLVEYLDSQTSMTNAAINAIITRYDAVIKDAELERATASFPLTLFLKK is encoded by the coding sequence ATGAACCGAATTCGTCACCGGAATAAAAACTTGATTTCCTTCATCGCAATTGTGTCGGCCACACTATTTGCGAATCATTTATTTGCCCAAAAGCTTGAAGACTATCTTAAAGAGGGCCTGTCGCAAAATCTCTCATTCAGACAACAGCAGCTTTTAGCTGAGAAATCCTCATTTGCATCTAAAGAAGCAGGCGGAGCGTTCCTTCCTTCAATATCCTTAAACGCTCGTGCAACCGAGCTTTATGGGAATGTTATCAATTTAGGTGCATTTATTAATCCCGCTTATGCTGCGTTAAATCAAGTCACTTCCTCAAATGCATTTCCAACCGATTTGGATATTCGATTACCGTTACAACGTGAAACCACTGTTCAAATCAGACAGCCAATTTTTCAACCGAAAGTTCTTTTCAATTACCAAATCAAAGAGCGGCTTCGCGAAAGTGCCGAAGCTGATACTGAAGCAAAAGCGCGCGACTTAATTCTTTCCATCAAAATTGCCTATTACAGTTATGCAAAATCAAATCAATTGATCAACCTTTACCAAAAAACACTTCCACTTTTAGAAGAAAACCTTCGGGTCAGTCAGAGCTTAGTAAAAAATGAAAAAGTCACAGCAGATGCGGAATATCGCGCTCTTGCCGAGCTTGCAGACTTTAGGCAAAAAAAAGCGGAAGCAGAACGCTTGAATACCTCGGCAAAGGAGTATTTCAATTTTCTTTTGAATCGGGAGTTGCATGCCACCATCTTAATCAATTCCGACGAATCGCTCGAGCTCCAAGAAGTTGATACTGCGTTCGCTGCGCTTGATTACGCCATACAATTGTCATCTAAACGAGAGGAATTCACCGTGATTTCAAAAGGCATTCAAGCCTCTGAAAAAGTTGAATCAATTTACCGCTCAGATTTTCTACCAACTTTATCGCTTGGGATTGATTATGGATTTCAAGGGAATCGGTATGATTTCAATTTTAATCAAGATTTTGCCACCATTTCTTTGGTGATGCAATGGAACATCTTTAATGGTTTTCAAGATCAAGCAAAAACTGAACAAGCCGTAATCGAAACCAATCGACTTCGGCTCAAAGAAGCAGAATTAAAACGACAAATTGAACTGCAAGTTCGCACCCTCTTTGAGGAAGTACAATTAGCTCAAAGTTTAATATCTGTCTCAGATGCACGAAAGAAAGCGAGCGACGCCTCTTTTCAAATTCTTGCTAAAAAATACGCCCAAGGTCAAGCGTCACTTGTCGAATATCTTGATTCACAAACATCGATGACGAATGCTGCCATCAATGCCATTATTACCCGCTACGACGCGGTAATCAAAGATGCAGAACTGGAACGGGCGACCGCATCATTTCCTTTGACTCTGTTTCTCAAAAAATAA
- a CDS encoding SDR family NAD(P)-dependent oxidoreductase, producing the protein MNYSNKEKNRFINRYGKWALVTGASSGIGESISKHLAALGFNLLLVARNNDKLKLLAYHFAVDFKVQAIPFQADLTKEADLEALKYKIEKIEQDNSAITGTSDEFGLAVLNAGFGTSGEFRNASLNDEREMLALNCNATLTLAHYFSHRFSMKRRGGIILLGSLVGFQGVPFAAHYAATKAYIQSLGEALALELKPFHVDVLVAAPGPVKTGFGPRAKMTMTNALEAESVATSILKSLGKASTVHPGWLSKVLMLGLSSVPRWGKIRIMKAVMGEMTKETRTSTHK; encoded by the coding sequence ATGAACTACAGCAATAAAGAAAAAAACCGTTTTATAAATCGTTATGGTAAATGGGCATTGGTCACCGGCGCATCTTCGGGAATCGGAGAATCAATTTCAAAACACTTAGCTGCGCTTGGTTTTAATCTTCTCTTGGTGGCAAGAAACAATGATAAACTAAAGTTACTTGCTTATCACTTCGCAGTTGATTTCAAAGTCCAAGCTATTCCATTTCAAGCTGACTTAACCAAAGAAGCGGACTTGGAAGCACTCAAGTATAAAATCGAAAAAATTGAACAGGATAATAGTGCCATAACTGGAACCTCCGATGAATTTGGACTTGCCGTTCTCAACGCAGGATTTGGTACTTCCGGTGAATTCCGAAATGCCTCATTAAATGATGAACGCGAAATGCTTGCTTTGAATTGCAATGCAACGCTAACACTTGCCCATTATTTTTCCCATCGTTTTAGCATGAAAAGAAGAGGGGGTATCATTTTGCTGGGCTCTCTTGTTGGGTTTCAAGGCGTTCCTTTTGCGGCTCATTATGCCGCAACCAAAGCTTATATCCAGTCTCTTGGTGAGGCATTAGCCTTAGAATTGAAGCCTTTTCATGTTGATGTACTCGTTGCCGCACCGGGACCGGTCAAGACCGGTTTCGGACCTCGTGCAAAAATGACGATGACAAACGCGCTCGAAGCCGAGAGTGTCGCCACTTCCATTTTGAAATCTCTTGGAAAAGCAAGCACGGTTCATCCCGGGTGGCTATCCAAGGTGTTAATGCTTGGTTTAAGTAGCGTACCAAGATGGGGGAAAATCCGAATCATGAAAGCCGTAATGGGCGAAATGACAAAAGAAACCAGAACATCTACACATAAATAA
- a CDS encoding TetR/AcrR family transcriptional regulator has protein sequence MGSQERRNREREAVRQLILDAAMKLWIEKGFESVTIRHIADLVEYTPGAIYSYFKDKEEIFYTLHLKVFEDFYEVLQNAALFGSPIERLQKIGEAYLSFAFENPERYDLMFISAASGKKISESKGWHVGEKSFELLHATVKLAMDEGYIPTGDPKAASMMLWTNVHGIASLLLRDRYIGTFEETKTAMHDGMTYMIRSLAEKSTSNHNRS, from the coding sequence ATGGGAAGCCAAGAAAGAAGAAATCGAGAGCGAGAAGCGGTTCGTCAGCTGATTCTTGATGCAGCAATGAAACTGTGGATAGAAAAGGGATTCGAATCGGTTACGATACGGCACATTGCCGACCTTGTCGAATACACCCCGGGCGCTATTTATTCTTATTTCAAAGACAAAGAAGAAATCTTTTACACTTTACACCTGAAAGTATTTGAAGATTTTTATGAAGTCCTACAAAATGCCGCACTCTTTGGCAGTCCGATTGAGCGATTGCAAAAAATTGGCGAGGCTTATCTCTCTTTTGCCTTTGAAAATCCCGAACGATATGATTTAATGTTTATTTCAGCAGCTTCTGGAAAAAAAATTTCAGAAAGCAAAGGTTGGCACGTGGGTGAGAAATCGTTTGAATTGCTACACGCCACAGTAAAATTGGCAATGGATGAAGGTTACATCCCCACCGGCGATCCAAAAGCTGCAAGCATGATGCTGTGGACAAATGTTCACGGAATTGCTTCCCTTCTTTTGCGAGACCGTTACATCGGAACCTTTGAAGAAACCAAAACCGCGATGCACGATGGGATGACCTATATGATTCGGTCTCTTGCCGAAAAATCAACTTCCAATCACAACCGTTCGTAA
- a CDS encoding ROK family protein has translation MKFGIGVDFGGTYIKFAAVSTVGEILLTHHLPTDANAERCLEQIAIGCSELIKKVIQANPSADFSGIGIGIPGPVNLDGLSSIHSDKIKGWQHLNVEVVLRDKLTTLGSATMIGNSFKILSENDANAAALGEAFFGAGKNLHHFVMITLGTGVGGGIIWNRKVFRGANGAAGELGHITIDYTSPTLYAGIRGSIEGKIGQKQISEFAKTLLSRYPHSKILELSEGNLDRLEPKILTEAARFDDPLALEVWTYVGTILGTGLANILSVLDIRKFIIGGGVSGAGEFIFEPARKAILSYTLKEMHDDIEILPAALGNQAGVLGSAALTF, from the coding sequence ATGAAGTTTGGAATCGGAGTCGATTTTGGCGGTACTTATATTAAGTTCGCTGCTGTTTCAACTGTTGGCGAAATCTTGCTGACCCATCATCTCCCTACAGATGCAAATGCAGAGCGATGCCTTGAGCAAATTGCTATCGGGTGCTCTGAGTTAATCAAAAAAGTAATCCAAGCAAACCCATCCGCTGATTTTAGCGGCATTGGCATTGGCATTCCGGGACCGGTCAATCTAGACGGACTTTCCTCGATTCACAGCGATAAAATTAAAGGTTGGCAGCATTTAAATGTTGAAGTGGTTTTGAGAGATAAACTGACCACCTTGGGCTCCGCTACAATGATTGGCAATAGCTTCAAAATTCTATCTGAAAATGATGCCAATGCCGCGGCTTTGGGTGAAGCATTCTTTGGTGCCGGAAAAAATCTTCATCATTTTGTGATGATCACGCTGGGCACCGGTGTTGGTGGTGGAATCATTTGGAATCGAAAAGTATTTCGTGGTGCCAACGGTGCAGCCGGTGAATTAGGTCATATCACAATTGATTACACAAGCCCAACACTTTACGCTGGGATTCGGGGTTCAATAGAAGGAAAAATTGGTCAGAAACAAATTTCAGAATTCGCTAAAACGCTTCTCTCCCGATACCCTCATTCGAAAATTTTAGAACTCTCAGAAGGAAATCTTGACCGGCTTGAGCCAAAAATTCTCACAGAAGCCGCCCGCTTTGATGATCCATTAGCTCTTGAGGTTTGGACTTATGTTGGCACCATTTTAGGGACGGGTCTTGCGAACATTCTTTCAGTTTTAGACATCCGAAAATTTATTATCGGTGGTGGGGTTTCTGGTGCTGGTGAATTCATTTTTGAACCCGCTCGAAAAGCCATTCTTTCCTACACGCTCAAAGAAATGCACGACGATATCGAAATCCTCCCCGCCGCTCTTGGCAACCAAGCAGGCGTCCTCGGCTCGGCTGCATTAACATTTTAA
- a CDS encoding TRL domain-containing protein encodes MKHLPRFTFVLIISFLLCLTSCTTTLPVAYTGNPIGTKVGKTINTRYCFFFFSNPNFSVLSAAKEAGITKISSVEISETTAFLGFIQTYTLIVTGE; translated from the coding sequence ATGAAACACCTACCGCGTTTTACCTTCGTTCTTATCATCTCATTCTTACTGTGCTTAACATCTTGCACAACGACTTTGCCCGTTGCTTACACGGGGAATCCGATTGGAACAAAAGTTGGAAAAACAATCAATACCAGATATTGTTTCTTTTTTTTCTCAAATCCGAATTTCAGTGTCCTTAGCGCAGCCAAAGAAGCGGGGATTACAAAAATTTCAAGTGTGGAGATTTCTGAAACAACTGCCTTCTTAGGTTTCATTCAAACTTACACCCTAATCGTAACAGGAGAATAA
- the lpxA gene encoding acyl-ACP--UDP-N-acetylglucosamine O-acyltransferase, protein MDNLKTQIHPTAIVGHNVQLGKGVRIGPYAILEDDVTIGEGTEIYPHALIYNGARIGKNCKIFPGAVIAIRPQDLKYAEERTFVEIGDYTTIREYATVHRATGENGVTKIGGHCLIMAYVHVAHDVRIGNHVIISNTTQIAGHCEIEDHATIGGVCGIHQFTRIGKHTMLASSSRVVYDVPPYVMAGREPFRYEGLNLVGLKRRGFSAEAIRTIRDIYRLVFQSGFLIKNAIEKIEHEFPQSDEREEILGFLHKLGKRKLLRSPHRAGGSE, encoded by the coding sequence ATGGACAACTTAAAGACTCAAATCCATCCGACTGCCATCGTAGGGCACAATGTTCAACTCGGTAAAGGGGTAAGAATTGGTCCATATGCTATTTTAGAAGATGATGTGACGATTGGTGAAGGCACGGAGATTTACCCGCATGCTTTGATTTATAATGGCGCCAGAATTGGAAAGAATTGCAAGATTTTTCCGGGTGCGGTGATCGCAATTCGTCCGCAGGATTTGAAATATGCCGAAGAAAGAACCTTTGTAGAAATTGGAGATTACACCACCATTCGGGAGTACGCTACAGTTCATCGTGCAACAGGAGAAAACGGCGTTACCAAAATTGGAGGTCATTGCCTTATAATGGCCTATGTTCATGTCGCGCATGATGTTCGAATCGGAAATCATGTGATTATATCAAACACAACTCAAATTGCCGGACATTGTGAAATTGAAGATCATGCGACCATTGGAGGGGTTTGCGGGATTCATCAATTTACACGGATAGGCAAACACACAATGCTTGCGAGTTCCTCTCGTGTGGTTTATGATGTCCCGCCCTATGTGATGGCAGGCCGGGAGCCATTTCGATATGAGGGATTAAATCTAGTTGGCTTAAAGCGCCGGGGCTTTTCAGCAGAGGCAATTCGTACGATTCGGGATATTTACCGTTTGGTTTTTCAATCCGGATTTTTGATCAAAAACGCGATCGAAAAAATCGAACATGAATTCCCTCAATCCGATGAACGAGAAGAAATTTTAGGATTTCTTCACAAACTTGGGAAACGGAAATTACTTCGCTCCCCTCACCGTGCCGGTGGAAGTGAATAA
- a CDS encoding vWA domain-containing protein has product MRKAFFTLLSTFFIIIFISSCDSLDSNGDDINSDIPQDPGGNLPQTTINNLRPSGIFERTANNERRIRISLIGLIDPVTAQPIELVGNSTVFVAENDVIKGLKVTKVGNDNTLASDLVFVVDNSGSMGQEADSIALKIIDFTNLLTSQGINLRVGCVGYSGNVTGAINLTNATGLESYLKRPSRTGTSRTVGFTGTDSARFQTTASTFSSGVGGENGIVGIRFADSLFSWRTGAQRIYINFTDEPTQPGSRPWFSTNGFLQSWQLNRGTIHTVWSNGDTTLFGTESASREKPWRLSNGTGGTIKWVSSNANGLNLTTLPVTGAVLNSYLIEFISTNPNDSNTVKIIVKNGTTSDGQSVFRVKY; this is encoded by the coding sequence ATGAGAAAAGCATTTTTCACTCTTCTTTCAACCTTTTTCATAATTATTTTTATATCCTCCTGTGACTCGCTTGATTCAAATGGCGATGACATCAACTCGGACATTCCTCAAGACCCGGGGGGAAATCTTCCTCAGACCACAATTAACAACCTGAGACCTTCAGGGATTTTCGAAAGAACTGCGAATAACGAGAGGCGAATTCGTATTTCTTTAATTGGACTGATTGATCCGGTTACTGCTCAACCGATTGAGCTTGTAGGGAATTCAACGGTTTTTGTAGCAGAAAACGATGTCATAAAAGGGTTAAAAGTTACTAAGGTCGGGAATGATAATACGCTTGCTTCAGATTTGGTTTTTGTGGTTGATAATTCAGGTAGTATGGGTCAAGAAGCCGATAGTATTGCATTAAAAATTATTGATTTCACAAATCTTCTAACAAGTCAAGGGATTAACCTTCGGGTAGGTTGTGTCGGATATTCGGGAAATGTTACCGGTGCAATTAATCTAACGAATGCGACCGGTCTTGAATCCTATTTGAAGAGACCTTCCCGAACGGGGACTTCTCGAACTGTTGGTTTTACAGGCACGGATTCAGCAAGATTTCAAACAACTGCATCAACATTTTCTTCCGGTGTAGGAGGTGAAAATGGAATTGTTGGAATTCGTTTTGCTGATTCACTCTTTTCTTGGAGAACAGGGGCGCAACGGATATATATCAACTTTACAGACGAACCCACCCAACCCGGAAGTCGGCCGTGGTTTTCAACAAACGGGTTTCTTCAAAGTTGGCAACTAAACCGAGGAACAATTCATACTGTATGGAGTAATGGAGATACCACGCTTTTTGGTACAGAATCTGCCTCTCGTGAAAAACCTTGGCGTTTATCCAACGGAACAGGCGGAACAATTAAATGGGTAAGTTCAAATGCAAACGGATTAAACTTGACCACGTTGCCTGTTACTGGTGCTGTACTAAATAGCTATTTGATTGAATTTATAAGCACAAATCCCAATGACTCCAATACAGTAAAAATTATTGTCAAAAATGGAACCACGTCTGATGGGCAATCGGTGTTTCGTGTTAAGTATTAG
- a CDS encoding DUF2147 domain-containing protein encodes MTYKQILLGFLLLTIGLGQSLIAQESDALCGVWLTAKKNAKIEIKKVADGTFEGTVIWGVPAPGEDTLDTKNPDPSLRSRPRLGLTILRGFKYDEDNEWRGGKIYDPQDGNDYKCILTLEKENVLNVRGYIGISLFGRSEKWTRVISTEKN; translated from the coding sequence ATGACTTACAAACAGATTTTACTTGGGTTTCTTTTACTCACCATAGGATTGGGTCAATCTTTAATTGCCCAAGAAAGCGATGCCCTTTGCGGGGTTTGGTTGACCGCAAAAAAGAACGCCAAAATAGAAATCAAAAAAGTTGCCGATGGAACTTTCGAAGGAACGGTTATTTGGGGGGTTCCTGCACCGGGCGAAGACACATTGGACACGAAAAACCCTGACCCATCTCTTCGCTCTCGTCCACGCTTAGGGCTTACCATTTTAAGAGGTTTCAAATATGACGAAGACAATGAATGGCGAGGTGGAAAAATTTATGACCCACAAGACGGAAATGACTACAAATGCATCTTAACCCTTGAAAAAGAAAATGTGCTGAATGTCCGTGGTTATATCGGCATATCACTTTTTGGACGAAGCGAAAAATGGACGCGAGTGATTTCTACCGAAAAAAATTAA